In Ruminiclostridium papyrosolvens DSM 2782, the following proteins share a genomic window:
- the hisZ gene encoding ATP phosphoribosyltransferase regulatory subunit, whose product MSRWKIYTPDGVQDILFDECYVKREIEKRIRNTFRSYGYYEIETPTIEFFDVFSSEIEHFPQESMVKFFDQKGRILVLRPDITVPVARITATKNRDVQLPIKYSYIGNVFRFNEVGGGRQNEFTQAGVEMLGDSSSESDAEIIAMAINTLKAAGLKEFKIEIGQVEFFKGLAEEAGFSSEDIDAISKQIDKKDLVGVEEILNRYEISARLKQLILKLTGLFGLADVIQEFKNSSINERSLKAIENIEEVVSILSDYGLSEYVSIDLGMLKSLNYDTGITFRGFTNGVGFPILSGGRYDNLTSSFGKECPATGFSVRINMLMTAMENSGITFERPSVDSLICYEKTNRKRAIEIAEALRKQDMKIETFVLTENIDQGKKYASSKTIGGIIYIGENDKITVYDMINDTKEETSFNALLNIG is encoded by the coding sequence ATGTCCAGATGGAAAATATATACCCCTGACGGTGTACAGGATATTCTGTTTGATGAATGTTACGTAAAGAGGGAAATAGAAAAAAGAATCAGAAATACATTCAGGTCTTATGGCTATTATGAGATAGAAACTCCAACCATAGAATTTTTTGATGTATTTTCATCGGAAATAGAGCATTTTCCTCAGGAATCAATGGTAAAATTCTTTGATCAAAAAGGAAGGATTCTTGTATTAAGGCCGGATATAACTGTTCCTGTTGCAAGAATAACTGCTACGAAAAACAGGGATGTGCAGCTTCCGATAAAATACTCCTATATAGGCAATGTATTCAGATTTAACGAAGTTGGAGGCGGACGCCAGAACGAGTTTACACAGGCAGGAGTTGAAATGCTTGGGGATTCATCCTCAGAAAGTGATGCAGAAATAATTGCTATGGCAATAAATACACTTAAAGCCGCAGGACTAAAGGAGTTCAAGATAGAAATCGGTCAGGTAGAATTTTTTAAAGGCTTGGCAGAAGAAGCGGGATTTTCCAGTGAGGATATAGATGCGATATCCAAACAAATTGACAAAAAGGATCTTGTTGGCGTAGAGGAGATACTTAACCGATATGAAATAAGTGCAAGATTAAAACAGCTTATATTAAAGCTGACGGGATTATTCGGATTGGCAGATGTAATACAGGAATTCAAGAACTCTTCAATAAACGAAAGAAGCCTTAAAGCAATTGAAAATATAGAAGAAGTAGTATCAATATTGTCAGATTACGGCTTATCAGAATATGTGTCAATAGATTTAGGCATGTTAAAAAGCCTCAATTATGATACCGGAATAACCTTCAGGGGTTTTACAAACGGAGTCGGGTTTCCGATACTTTCAGGGGGAAGGTACGACAACCTTACCTCCAGTTTTGGGAAGGAGTGTCCTGCCACAGGCTTTTCAGTGAGGATAAATATGCTTATGACAGCAATGGAAAACTCAGGAATTACTTTTGAAAGGCCTTCTGTGGATTCATTAATATGTTATGAAAAGACAAACCGAAAAAGGGCAATAGAAATAGCCGAAGCCCTTAGAAAACAGGACATGAAAATAGAAACTTTTGTTTTGACAGAGAATATAGACCAAGGCAAAAAATATGCTTCCTCAAAGACAATCGGAGGAATCATATATATTGGAGAAAACGATAAAATCACAGTGTACGATATGATAAACGATACTAAAGAGGAAACAAGCTTCAATGCCCTTTTAAACATTGGATAA